From a region of the Pecten maximus chromosome 18, xPecMax1.1, whole genome shotgun sequence genome:
- the LOC117316188 gene encoding 60S ribosomal protein L30 produces MPPTKKSKKSIENINSRLALVMKSGKYVLGYKQTLKTLRQGKAKLVIIANNTPPLRKSEIEYYAMLAKTGVHHYSGNNIELGTACGKYFRVCTLSITDPGDSDIIRNMPSEQQQ; encoded by the exons ATGCCTCCAACGAAAAAAAGC AAGAAGAGTATCGAGAACATCAACTCTCGATTGGCTCTTGTTATGAAGAGTGGAAAATATGTCCTTGGCTACAAACAAACGCTGAAGACACTCCGACAGGGCAAGGCAAAGCTGGTCATCATCGCCAACAACACCCCACCCCTGAG GAAGAGCGAGATTGAATACTATGCTATGTTGGCAAAGACTGGCGTGCACCACTACTCCGGCAACAACATCGAGTTGGGAACTGCCTGTGGTAAATACTTCCGAGTCTGCACACTCAGCATCACTGACCCAG GTGACTCCGACATTATCCGCAACATGCCATCAGAACAACAGCAGTGA